The Pseudomonas cucumis sequence CGAAAATCTCCACCCCGTCAAAACCGGCGGCGGCAATGGCTTCGAGTTTTTCCGGCAGGGTGCCGCTCAAGGAAACGGTGGCAATGGAACGCTGCATGTGTCGACTCCCGATGGTGGGGACATTCTTGTTGGGCAAATTATTGGCTTGACGAATCCACACAGCAATTCAAAGTGTACTACCCGGTTAGTTTTGCGGGCGATTATCGAACACAATGGCGGTTGGCGAATTGACGATTTTTCGTCCACTGCGCAACATCGACTACACATTGAGTCCGGCCAAACCCCATGGACTCGGTTACCAAAGACCCTGAACACCACATAAAAATTTCAAAAAACGGGTACACGCTCATGCGCTCATTCAACGCCTTGTTTGCTTGCTCCATCGCCCTCCCGCCATACCTGGCATCCATCCGAACCTTGCGCTCTCTCGGCCGAACCGTGCCGCTCGCTGAATAACACGTTGTCGTCAGCCCGACGAAAACACCTCAGCCGATCAATCACACCCGCGCCTGTCGCCGTCGATTGATCACGCGCCCTTGAAGTCCCGACAAGCCTCGCTTGTCAGTCATTGAACGGATGGCACATACACATGATTCCTTCTCAAAGCTCTCGCGTGGCTCCGGCCATGGGCGTCGCCACTGGCGGTATCGGCGACAAAATCCGCGGCGCCATGGCGGTCGGCAAAACCCGTTGGGGGATGCTGGCGCTGGTGTTTTTCGCCACCACTCTGAACTACATCGACCGCGCCGCCCTGGGCGTCATGCAGCCGATCCTGGCCAAGGAAATGAGCTGGACGGCGATGGACTACGCCAACATCAACTTCTGGTTTCAGGTCGGCTACGCCATCGGCTTCGTGCTGCAGGGCCGGTTGATCGACCGGGTCGGCGTTAAACGCGTGTTCTTCTGCGCGGTGCTGCTCTGGAGCCTGGCTACCGGCGCTCATGGCCTGGCCACTTCGGCGGTGGGCTTCATGGTCTGTCGGTTCATTCTCGGCTTGACTGAAGCAGCGAATTACCCGGCCTGCGTGAAAACCACGCGGTTGTGGTTCCCCGCCGGCGAGCGTGCCGTGGCCACCGGCATCTTCAACGCCGGGACCAATGTTGGCGCGATGTTCACGCCAATGCTGTTGCCACTGATCCTCCACGCCTGGGGCTGGCAAGCCGCGTTCCTGTGCATGGCGGCTCTGGGCGGCATCTGGTTGCTGTTCTGGGGCCTGAAGTACTTCAACCCGGAAGATCACCCAAGCGTTAAACAATCGGAACTGGACTACATCCAGAAGGAAGTCGAGCCGGAACAATCCCGCGTACCGTTCTCACGAATCCTGCGCATGCGTGGCACCTGGGCCTTCGCCCTGGCCTACTCAATCACCGCGCCGGTGTTCTGGTTCTACCTGTACTGGCTGCCGCCATTTCTCAATCAGCAATACAACCTGGGGATCAACGTGACCCAGATGGGTATCCCGCTGATCATCATCTACCTCACGGCTGACTTCGGCAGTGTCGGTGGCGGGATTCTGTCCTCGTTCCTGATTGGTCGCGGGGTCAACCCGATCAAGGCACGACTGATGTCCATGTTCCTGTTCGCCTGCTGCATCATCGGCGTGGTCATGGCCGCCGGCTCGAGCAGCCTGTGGCTCGCGGTGTTTGCCATCTCCCTGGCCATCGGTGCTCACCAGGCCTGGACCGCGAACATCTGGAGCCTGGTGATGGACTACACGCCCAAGCACATGATGAGTACGGTGTTCGGCTTCGGCGGAATGTGCGCGGCAATCGGCGGGATGTTCATGACCCAGTTGGTCGGCCACATACTGACGATCACCAACAACAACTACACCGTGCTGTTCACCATGATTCCGGCGATGTACTTCATCGCGCTGACCTGGATGTACTTCATGGCACCGCGCAAGATTCCTACCGTCACCGAGTAAAAAACCCTACTAAGGCAGGCCTGATTCCAGGCCTGCCTTAGTACCTTCCTACCGACGACTCTGTTGCCACGCCACCGCCAACCCGCTGCAGCAAATCACCGCGATACCGATCACCGTGGTCAGGGTCGGTGTGTGAGAAAACAGCAACCAGCCCAGCAAACCGGCAAAGGCAATCTGGCAATAGCCGAACGGCGCCAACAACGCGGGCGCTGCGTGACGGAAGGCCTGGGTCAGAAACAGATGCGCCGTCATCCCGCACGCCCCCAGCGCCACCATCAAAAACCCATGAGCCAGGCTGGGCACTTGCCAGAAGAACGGCACCAACGCACTCATCACCAACGTATTACAGATCCCGGCGAAAAAGTTACTGGTGGTCGGGCTGTCGATTTCGCTGAGCTTGCGGGTGAGCAGCTGATAGAAGCAGAAAAACAGCGCCGAGCAGAACGGCAGCAGCACCGCAGGCGTGAACAGCTCGCCGCCGGGATGGACGATGATCAACACACCGATAAATCCGCAAATCACCGCCAGCCATTGGCCGCGCGTCACCTGCTCACCGAGCAGTGGCACCGACAATGCAGTCACCAATACCGGTGCAAGAAAATTCACCGCCGTGGCTTCGGCCAACGGAATGAACAACAGCGCACCGGTAAACAGCAGGCTGGTTCCCAATAAGCACAACGCCCGCATCAACTGCAGCAATGGGCGCTTGGTGCGCAGGACGCGCAACCCGGATTGCGGCAGAAAAATCCCGGCCATCAACAAGGTGTGAATCACATAGCGAGCCCAGACCACCATGACGACCGGATAGAACCCGCAGAGGTATTTCGACAAGGCGTCATGGCTGGAAAACAGAAAGGTCGCGACCACCACCAGCAGGATGCCTTTGAAAGGATGATTGACGCCGGAGAGTGGGGTGCTGATAGGCGACGTCAAGGCGAGGTTCTCTTCTGGCGGGACAATTCCAATAATTTAGAACCCGGTTCCAGATTCTTGTAGTCGTAACGACTGAAAGTGTGCGAACAGCGCACGGTTTTTTAATCGACTTCCAAATCGATGGGTGCAAGCGCTATCAGCTAAAGAGTTCCGACGCCTGACTCGCCGCCGAAAGCTCTTGGGCAAACGCCAACAACGTCGGTGCCAGTTCGTGCAGTCGCGCGCCCGGCATCCGCGCGCTCGGTCCGGCAATGCTGAGCACGCCGATCACTCGCCCCTGTAATGGATCACGGATAACGGCAGCAATCGCCGACGTGCCTACCGCCGAACTTTCCTCGACGCAGGCATAGCCCTGCTCGCGCGCCAGGCGCAGCCGCTCCAGCAGTTCGATGTTGGAGCGTGGCGCATTGGGCCCCAGGCCCTCGGGCTTCTCGACCGCCTGGCGCTCAACCAGCGACAACGCTTCGGCATCGCTCATGCAAGCCAGCCACGCATGCCCGGAAGCGGTATAGAACAGCGGCGCATCGCGCCCCATGTCCGGGTCGTAACGCAGGCCGGAACGGGCTCCCTGGGATTTGGCGATCCAAGTCTGGCGCTCGCCTTCGATCACCCCCAGACGCACCAGCTCGCCGGTCTCCCGGGCCAGCCGATCCAGCACCGGCTGCACAATATCCGCACCACTGCCGGACAAGTAACGAAAGCCCATGGCAACCAGTTTGGTCGATAAGTGATAACGCAGGTTTTCCGGGTTCTGCCGCACATACCCCAGTCGAATCAGTTCGGCGAGTAAACGGTGGGTCGCGCTCTTGGGAATGTCCAGTTGCTCGGCCAGCGTCTGCATCGGTAAACCTTGGGGTTCACCGGTAAGGCTTTCCAGCACGCTGAAAACACGTTCGATCTGACTGCCTGCCATGGGAGATTCCAAACGAAATTTGGCTGATTCTAAAAGACAACTCAAAGGAAGCAAAATCTGGAACCTGTCCGGCAACTGCCTTGACCGATCTGCAGTACCCGTCCGTCCATGAAACCGCTAATGTCGCCACTTAGGAGAACCCCTGTCGCCAAGGGCTGTCAGACGACCGGACTGGCGCCATACCTACTCACCGGCAACACTCATCACCATGCGCCTTCATCAGGTAAAAAAGAGGATCCCCCATGCTTTGGAAAAAAGGCCGACGTAGCGACAACGTGGTCGATGCCCGTGGCGATGATGTCGGTGGTGGGGGCGGTGGGATGCGTTTCGGTGGAGGCAAGGGCCTGAGCCTGACGGCGATCCTGTTGATCGTCGGGATTGGCTGGATCACCGGCCAGGACCCGATGCAGATCCTCGGCCAACTGACCGGGCAAATGAGCGAGCAATCGGCACCGGACACCACCCAAACCCGCAAGGCGCCCCCGGCCAATGATGAGGGAGCCGAATTCGTGCGCTCGATCCTCGGCGATACCGAAGACACTTGGCGCCAGATTTTCCAGCAGGCTGATCGGCAATATAAAGACCCGACCCTGGTGCTGTTCAACAACCGCGTCAACTCGGCCTGCGGCCTGGCGACTTCAGCAACCGGTCCCTTCTATTGCCCGGCGGACCAGAAGGTCTACCTCGATACGAGTTTCTTTCAGGAGATGTCCCAACGCTTTTCCGCCGCGGGCGACTTCGCCCAGGCCTACGTGATCGCTCACGAAGTCGGACACCACGTGCAGACCTTGCTCGGCGTTTCAGCGAAGATTCAGACCGCTCGCCAACAGGGCCGGCAGATGGAAGGCGACAATGGTTTGCTGGTGCGCCAGGAACTGCAAGCCGATTGCCTGGCCGGTGTCTGGGCCAACCATGCGCAGAAACGTCTGAACTGGCTGGAACCCGGTGACATCGAAGAAGCCTTGAACGCCGCCAACGCCATCGGCGACGACCGCTTGCAACAGCAAGGTCAGGGCCGCGTGGTGCCGGACTCCTTCACCCATGGCACTTCGGCCCAGCGAGTGCGCTGGTTCAAGGCCGGATTCGCACAGGGCCAGGTTGGCCAGTGCGACACCTTTGCCGCGAAGAATCTGTGATGCGTAAATGGCTGCTGGCTCTGTTAATCACCTGCGCAAGCACCCAGGCTGCCGAGCAGGGCGTCAAGGCAATCAGTTCCGGGCGCTTGCTGCTGAGCGCCGGTGAAATCGCGGTGAGCATCGGCCCGACACCGGCGAAAATCGAACGCGTGCTGATCATCGTCCATGGTCGATTACGCAATGCTGAAACCTACCGCCAAAGCGCCGAGCGCGCAGCCGAGCAGGCCGGGCAAAGTGCGAACACGTTGGTGCTCGCCCCGCAGTTTCTCAACGAAACCGACATTGCGAGCCATCCGGTGTCTGACAGCGTTTTACGCTGGCAAGGCAATGACTGGATGGCCGGCGGCTTATCCATCGCGCCGTTTACGATGAGCTCCTATGCGGCCCTCGACGAAATCATCGCTCGACTGGGTGATCGGCGACAGTTTCCGGACGTGAAGCAAATCGTCATCGCCGGTCACTCCGGCGGCGCTCAGGTGGTTCAGCGTTATGCCTTGCTGGGTCACCCTCAGCCAGCCCTCGATACGGAGGGCATAAAAGTGCGCTATGTGATCGCCAACCCTTCGTCGTACGCCTACTTCAATGAGCAACGGCCAGTAGCGTTCAGTCATGCGGGATGCCCGAATTTCAATCGCTGGAAGTATGGACTGGCGGGCCTGCCCGCTTATGCCGATGGGCAAACACCTGCGCAACTCGAAGAGAACTATGTCAAACGTGACATCGTTTATTTACTCGGCCAGCAGGACACCGACCCGAATCATCCGGCGCTGGATAAAAGTTGTGAGGCTAAAGCCCAGGGGGCTTCTCGATTGATTCGCGGGCGCAACTATTTCAATTATCTGAAGCGACGCCATCCTCAAGGGTTGAGCCAGCAGCTCATTGAAGTGCCTGGGGTCGGGCACAATGAAGACGGGATGTTTACCTCGCCCGAGGGGCAGAAGGCGTTGTTTGGTCAGTGAGTCTTGTGGCGTCTGATCAGACGCCCCATCTCTCAAGCCGAAAGCAGCTGTCGCAACTCCACGCAATCGCGCGCATGCCAATCGGCCAATTCCGGCCACGGATTATCCGGCAGATTCACCAGCACCGTCCGCGTCCCCGCCGCCCGCCCGCAATCCAGATCGAAGCGGTAATCACCAACCATCACCATTTCGCTCGCAGGAACCTTCCAGGCTTCGGCCAATTTCAGTAAACCACCAGGATGCGGCTTGGGCGGTGCTTCATCCCGGCCCAGTACATCCTCCACCGCGAAGCAGTCGGCCAGGCCAATCGCCTCCAGCGTGACATGGGCCAGCTCACGAGCATTGCGCGTGAGAATGCCCAGACGATAACCGCGCCCGGCCAATTCACGCACGAGCTCCACCGCACCCGGCGCCGGTTTCGAACCCAACGCCAGATCCCGCTCGTGCTCCAGCAGCCATGCGTGTTTGGCCGCGGCTTCATCGGCCGGCAGCGCCGCGAGGTGGGTGAGGATGTCGTCTTCGGCGGGAATCGCCAACGCCACGCGAATCGCTGCGAAGTCATGCACGGCCACCGTCAGGGTGCCGTCCATGTCGAACACCCAGTGCCGCACCTCGGCCAGGCTCATGCCCAATCCTTGCGATGACGAATCAGGCCTTCCTGGGTGACCGAGGCCACCAATTGTCCGGCACGGTTGAATACGCTGCCGCGGGAGAATCCGCGCGAGTTGCCGGCCCACGGGCTGTCCATGGCATACAGCAACCAGTCATCGGCGCGCAGGTCGGCGTGGAACCACAAGGCGTGATCAAGGCTGGCGACCTGCATGTCTTTCTGCCAGACCGATTTGCCATGGGGCAGCATCGAGGTGGTCAGCAGACCGAAGTCCGACGCGTAGGCCAGCAGGTATTTGTGCAATGCCGGGGTGTCAGCCAAGGCACCGTCGGCGCGGAACCATACGTATTTGATGGGATCGGCAGGCTGCGGGTTGTAGGGGTCTTTTTCGGTCACCGGCCGAACTTCGATCGGTTTCGGGCACAGCAATTTTTCGCGCATGTGCTCAGGGATCAGGTGCGCGCGCTGCTGGGTGAGCTCCAGCTCCGACGGCAAGTTTTCCGGGCCGACCACTTGCGGCATCTGCGTCTGGTGCTGGAAGCCTTCTTCGTCGTACTGGAACGAGGCGCTGCAGGTGAAAATCGGATTGCCCTTCTGGATCGCCGTCACCCGGCGCGTGCTGAAACTGCCGCCATCACGCACCCGATCGACCTGATACACCACCGGCAATTTGGCATCGCCCGGGCGCAGGAAATAACCGTGCATCGAATGCACATGGCGCGCCGGCTCAACTGTCTGACTGGCCGCCGACAGGGACTGGCCGAGTACCTGGCCGCCGAACAACTGACGAAACCCCAGGTCCTGGCTGCGGCCACGGAACAGGTTTTCTTCAATCGGTTCCAGGGTCAGCAGGTCTACCAGATCTTCCAACACTTGGCTCATTCAGACTCTCCTCACACAACGCAATGCCGCGCAGTCTTGGCTGCGGCGGTCGATTCAGTTTATGGCCCGGTTCAACATGAGGGTCATTGTAAACGTCCGCGCCTGCTTATCCATGCAAGGTTTGCAGCCATTGCTCACGGGTGATGCGGTACAACACATGCGGGCGCAGCGGATGATCGGCTGCAAGCCGCGGGTGCTCGAAGTCATCGGCGGGGGCATGGTGCATGCCGATCGCTTGCATGACTTTCTCGGATGGCAGATTGGTCCTGGTGGTGAATGCGACGACCTCTTGCAGCGCCAATCGGTCGAACCCGCAGCGCAGAGCGGTCCACGCCGCCTCGCTGGCATAACCCAGCCCCCAGTGCTCACGCGCCAGGCGCCAGCCGATTTCAACGGCCGGGGTGAAGGGCGCGTCGAAGCCGACTACACCCAGCCCGGTAAACCCGATGAACGCGCCGGTGTCCTTGCGCTCCAGCGCCCAGAGGCCAAAACCGTGCTCGGCAAAGTGCCCGCGAACCCGCCCGATCAGCGAGGCACTTTCCAGCCGACTCAAGGGCGCCGGAAAATAACGCATCACCTGTGGATCGGCGCACATCGCCGCAAACGCCGGTAAATCCTCATCACGCCACTGCCGCAACAACAGTCGTGCGCTTTCGAGTTCCAGTATCGGCTCCATCTCGTCCCCCTTTCCCATCCCGCAAGTCTACATCGCTGGTAGGATCCTTCACTCATTCCTACATGCCTTCCTGTATAAATCAGCCATGCCCCTGCCATTGATCTACCACGAAGACTACAGTCCCGAGTTCCCGGCGGATCACCGCTTCCCCATGGACAAGTTTCGCCTGCTGCGCGATCACTTGGTGGACAGTGGCCTGGCCCGCGACACCGACCTGCTGCGCCCGGACCTCTGCCCGCCAGAGATTCTCGCCCTCGCCCATGACCCTGCGTATATCGAACGCTACATGGGCGGCGAATTGTCCCGCGAAGACCAGCGACGCCTCGGCCTGCCCTGGAGCGAAGCGCTGGCCCGGCGCACGGTGCGAGCGGTCGGCGGTTCGCTGTTGGCGGCCGAACAGGCGCTGGAGCATGGCTTGGCTTGTCACCTCGCCGGCGGCACGCACCACGCGCATTACGATCATCCCGCCGGGTTCTGCATCTTCAACGACCTGGCGGTGATCAGCCATTACCTGCTGGAAAGTGGCCGAGTAAATCGGGTGCTGATCTTCGACTGCGATGTGCATCAGGGTGACGGGACTGCACGGATTCTGCACAACACTCCGGAGGCAGTGACCGTTTCCCTGCACTGCGAAAAGAATTTTCCTGCACGCAAAGCCGAAAGCGATTGGGATATTCCGTTGCCAATGGGCATGGGCGATGCCGATTACCTGAAGGTGGTGGACGACGCACTCAACTATTTGCTGCCGCTCTACCAACCGGACCTGGTGCTGTACGACGCCGGTGTCGATGTGCATAAGGATGACGCCCTGGGTTATCTGAAGCTGACAGACGAAGGCGTCGCCGCTCGCGATGAAAGCGTGATGCGTCACTGCCTGGGCCGGGATATTCCGGTGGTTGGCGTGATCGGCGGCGGCTACAGCAAGGACCGCAAAGCCCTGGCCCGCCGCCATGGCATCCTCCATCACAGCGCCCAACGGGTCTGGCAGTCATCAGGTTGTCATTGATCTATGGGTCTTTACCCACAATGCCTGTGGAACCGCCTGTGGATAACCTGAGTGAAAGGGTCTGCAGGCCATGCGGGGTGTAGGCTACAGAGCGGTGGTTGTTTTTTAACCAGCCCTCGAATCCTCCCACAAGGAGCAGGGCTGGTAGAATGCGCCCCCTATTCCGCCACGCCGCAGCTCTCGCCATGACCCAGCCCTCCACTTCCCTCCCCCCTCACGTCGCCATCATCGGCGGCGGCCCCGCCGGTTTGATGGCGGCTGAAGTGCTGAGTCAGGCCGGGATCAAAGTCGACCTGTACGACGGCATGCCTTCAGTGGGGCGAAAATTCCTCCTCGCCGGGGTTGGCGGCATGAACATCACCCACTCCGAGGCCTACCCGGCGTTTCTCTCACGCTATGCCGAACGGGTACCGCAGATTGCGCCGCTGTTACGGTCCTTCGGTGCTGAAGCGTTGTGCCAATGGATTCATGACCTGGGTATCGAAACCTTTGTCGGTAGCTCCGGCCGGGTGTTTCCTACCGACATGAAAGCCGCGCCCCTGTTGCGCGCCTGGCTCAAACGCCTGCGCGAAGCCGGCGTCGTTATCCACACCCGCCATCGCTGGCTCGGCTGGGATGACAACGGTGACTTGCGCATCGACAGCCCCGAAGGCGAAAAAACCGTTCAACCCGACGCGACCCTGTTGGCCCTCGGTGGCGGCAGCTGGTCGCGCCTCGGTTCGGACGGTGCCTGGATGCTGCCGCTGGAACAGCGCGGTGTAGGACTGGCACCGTTGCAACCGAGCAATTGCGGCTTCGAAGTGCAGGCCTGGAGCGAATTGATGGTCAGCAAATTCGCCGGCAGCCCGCTGAAAAACATCGCCATTGGCCTCAATGACGACGTGCCACGACTCGGGGAATGTGTGATCACTGCCACGGGGATTGAAGGCAGTTTGATCTACGCCCTGTCGGCACCGATCCGCGAAGCGATCAATCAACATGGCTCGGCAACCGTTCACCTCGACCTGTTGCCAGGCAAGCCTGTGGATAAAATCCAGTCTGCGCTGAGCAAACCGCGCGGTTCACGCTCCATGTCCAAACACCTGCACAGTCAGCTTGGCCTTGATGGCGTGAAAGCGGCGTTGTTGCGGGAGCTGACACCGGCCGACTGTTTTGCCGATCCGGCATTGCTGGCCAAGGCGATCAAGGCATTGCCGCTGACGCTGGTGAAAACCCGGCCATTGGACGAGGCCATCAGCAGCGCGGGGGGCGTGATGTTCGAGTCGGTGGATGAACGTTTGATGCTCAAGCAACTGCCCGGCGTGTTCTGTGCGGGTGAAATGCTCGATTGGGAAGCGCCGACCGGCGGCTATCTGCTGACCGCGTGCTTCGCCAGTGGGCGTGCGGCTGGGTTGGGGATGGTGGAGTGGTTGCAGCGCAAGGGCTGAAGACCGCGGCGCGCCGGCCCTGATCGTTCCCACGCTCTGCGTGGGAATGCAGCCCGGGACGCTCCGCGTCCCTACCGAAGCGGACGCAGAGCGTCCATTGAGGCATTCCCACGCAGAGCGTGGGAACGATCTTCAGAGGATCAAGGCTTACGCTTACGCGGCCCGGTATTGAACACCGGCACTTTACGCACAGGCTTGATCGAAGGCTCCGGCGCCGAAGCATCACCGCTCTCGACCCATTTACCCAGGTTGCGCTTGCCGCCACTGGAGGTCTTGGGCTTCTTCGGTTTTTTCGGTTTCTTGATCACCTGACCGCTGGCATCGGTATCCGGCACGCGGTGTTCAGGCTCGAAATCCTGCTCCATCTGACGAGTCAACGTCTGACGGGTCAGCATCTCGATGGCTGACAGCTGATTCACTTCATCAGCACACACCAGCGAAATAGCCTGCCCGGTTGCGCCCGCACGGCCGGTGCGACCGATGCGATGGATGTAGTCCTCCGCCACGATCGGCAGGTCGAAGTTGACCACCAATGGCAAATCTTCGATATCCAGACCACGCGCTGCCACGTCGGTGGCGACAAGGATTTGCACTTCGCTGGCCTTGAAACGATCCAGCGCCCGCTGACGGGTTGCCTGAGGTTTGTCGCCGTGGATGCCGTCGGCATTGATGCCCAGGCCCTGGAGCTTTTCCACCAACGCGTCTACGCCGTTACGGGTCTTGGCGAACACCAGCACCTGCTTCCACTTGCCCTTGCGCATCAAATGAACGAACAGCTCCGACTTGCGCTTCTTGTCCACCGTCACCACCCATTGCTTGACGGTGTTGGCAGCGACGTTGCGCGGGCTGACTTCGATGCTCAGCGGGTCGTTGAGCATTTGCCCGGCCAGCGTGCGGATGGCGTCGGAGAAGGTCGCGGAGAACAACAGCGTCTGACGTTTCTTCGGTAGCGCTTTGTAAATGTTCCCCAGCTCTTCGGAAAAACCCAGATCGAGCATGCGATCGGCTTCATCCAGCACCAGGGTTTGCAACTGGTTGAACTTGAGCGCGTTCTGGCGGAACAGGTCGAGCAAGCGGCCCGGAGTCGCCACCAACAGGTCGACGCCTTTGCGCAGCTTCATCATTTGCGGGTTGATGCTGACACCGCCGTACACCGCATACGTGCTCAACGGCAGGTTCTCGGCGTACTGGCGCACGGCTTCGTGAACCTGCTCGGCCAGTTCGCGGGTCGGCACCAGGATCAATGCGCGCACGGAGTTGGCGCTGACTTTCGGCCCTTCCATGGCCAGCAACTGCAGCAGCGGCAAGGCGAAACCGGCGGTTTTGCCGGTGCCGGTCTGGGCTGCGGCCATCAGGTCGCGACCGGCCAGTACCGCCGGAATCGCTTGTGTCTGCACCGGCGTAGGGGTCTGGTAGCCGAGCGTCTCGAGAGCGCGCAGCAAGGGTTCGATCAGGCCAAGGGTGGCGAAAGTCATGGGAGTACCGTAGGAAAATTCAGCGCGGGTTGTTCAATACAAGTGTGCAAAACAAGATGCAATGGCGCGCAGTTTACCCTAATTCGCTCGGGATTCTGTCGGCACCACTACGGCAGGCCGATCCGCACCACGGCGCCACTGCGGCAACCCGATCAACACCACGGCGCTGATGATCACTGTCATGGCCAGCGCTTCTTCAATACCAATGGTCTCGCCGACAAATACGATCCCCAGCAACACCGCCACCGCCGGGTTGACGTAGGCATAACTGGTGGCCGCTGCCGGACGCACGTGTTTCAACAGATACATGTAAGCGTTGAAGGCAATGATCGAACCGAAGAACGTCAAGTACGCCAGCGCCGCCCAGCCTTCGATCGGTGGCATGCTCTCCAGATGCTCGCCACTCACCGCGCTGCCGATCAACAACACCACGCCGCCCACCAGCATTTCCACGGCACTGGCCATCGCGCCCTGTGGCAACGGCAAGTGTTTGCTCCACACCGAACCGAAAGCCCAGGACGCGGCCGCGAACACCAGCAACGCCGCACCCAACGGGCTCGATTGCAGATTGGAACCAAGGTTGAGCATGGCGATACCGATCAGCCCGAGCACAATCCCGGCCCATTCGAGACGGGTATTACGCGCCCCCCAGAAATATCCGCAAAGCAAGGTAAACAGCGGCACCGTTGCCACCGCCAACGCGGCAACGCCGGAAGCGACACCGGTGTGTTCAGCCACGCTCACTGCTCCGTTACCGCACGTCAGCAGCAAAATCCCGATGATCCCCGCCGCTTTCCATTGCGCCCACGTCGGTGCCGGTGCCCCGCGCCAGCGCAGGAACGCGTACATCAACGTACCGGCGATCACGAAGCGGATACCGGCGAGCAACAACGGCGGCCAGTACTGCACGCCGATTCGAATCACCAGGTAGGTCGACCCCCAAATCACGTACAGCGCGAAAAAAGCAGCGATCAGCGGTAAGGAAAAACGGCGTATGCCAGGCATGGGCAGCTCGAGAACAAGACAAAGAGAGCAGCTATTCTAGAAAGGCCAACGGCGGAAAATAAGTTACAAAACCTGTTTATAGCGCCGGTACACTTTTCAAAGCACGGAGTTCAGCGCTATAAACCGTGCTTTCGAAAGTCAGTCTTTTTTCAGGAATGCCATGATGGACAAATACGACCGCATGCTCCTCAGCGCCCTGTTGGAAAACGGTCGTGCGTCCTACGCCGAACTGGCGCGCAAGGTGAACCTGTCCGCTCCGGCGGTGGCCGAGCGCGTGGCCAAACTTGAGGCCTGCGGGGTGA is a genomic window containing:
- a CDS encoding DEAD/DEAH box helicase codes for the protein MTFATLGLIEPLLRALETLGYQTPTPVQTQAIPAVLAGRDLMAAAQTGTGKTAGFALPLLQLLAMEGPKVSANSVRALILVPTRELAEQVHEAVRQYAENLPLSTYAVYGGVSINPQMMKLRKGVDLLVATPGRLLDLFRQNALKFNQLQTLVLDEADRMLDLGFSEELGNIYKALPKKRQTLLFSATFSDAIRTLAGQMLNDPLSIEVSPRNVAANTVKQWVVTVDKKRKSELFVHLMRKGKWKQVLVFAKTRNGVDALVEKLQGLGINADGIHGDKPQATRQRALDRFKASEVQILVATDVAARGLDIEDLPLVVNFDLPIVAEDYIHRIGRTGRAGATGQAISLVCADEVNQLSAIEMLTRQTLTRQMEQDFEPEHRVPDTDASGQVIKKPKKPKKPKTSSGGKRNLGKWVESGDASAPEPSIKPVRKVPVFNTGPRKRKP
- a CDS encoding histone deacetylase family protein — encoded protein: MPLPLIYHEDYSPEFPADHRFPMDKFRLLRDHLVDSGLARDTDLLRPDLCPPEILALAHDPAYIERYMGGELSREDQRRLGLPWSEALARRTVRAVGGSLLAAEQALEHGLACHLAGGTHHAHYDHPAGFCIFNDLAVISHYLLESGRVNRVLIFDCDVHQGDGTARILHNTPEAVTVSLHCEKNFPARKAESDWDIPLPMGMGDADYLKVVDDALNYLLPLYQPDLVLYDAGVDVHKDDALGYLKLTDEGVAARDESVMRHCLGRDIPVVGVIGGGYSKDRKALARRHGILHHSAQRVWQSSGCH
- the yedA gene encoding drug/metabolite exporter YedA, which encodes MPGIRRFSLPLIAAFFALYVIWGSTYLVIRIGVQYWPPLLLAGIRFVIAGTLMYAFLRWRGAPAPTWAQWKAAGIIGILLLTCGNGAVSVAEHTGVASGVAALAVATVPLFTLLCGYFWGARNTRLEWAGIVLGLIGIAMLNLGSNLQSSPLGAALLVFAAASWAFGSVWSKHLPLPQGAMASAVEMLVGGVVLLIGSAVSGEHLESMPPIEGWAALAYLTFFGSIIAFNAYMYLLKHVRPAAATSYAYVNPAVAVLLGIVFVGETIGIEEALAMTVIISAVVLIGLPQWRRGADRPAVVVPTESRAN
- a CDS encoding TIGR03862 family flavoprotein — translated: MTQPSTSLPPHVAIIGGGPAGLMAAEVLSQAGIKVDLYDGMPSVGRKFLLAGVGGMNITHSEAYPAFLSRYAERVPQIAPLLRSFGAEALCQWIHDLGIETFVGSSGRVFPTDMKAAPLLRAWLKRLREAGVVIHTRHRWLGWDDNGDLRIDSPEGEKTVQPDATLLALGGGSWSRLGSDGAWMLPLEQRGVGLAPLQPSNCGFEVQAWSELMVSKFAGSPLKNIAIGLNDDVPRLGECVITATGIEGSLIYALSAPIREAINQHGSATVHLDLLPGKPVDKIQSALSKPRGSRSMSKHLHSQLGLDGVKAALLRELTPADCFADPALLAKAIKALPLTLVKTRPLDEAISSAGGVMFESVDERLMLKQLPGVFCAGEMLDWEAPTGGYLLTACFASGRAAGLGMVEWLQRKG